A stretch of the Clostridium fungisolvens genome encodes the following:
- a CDS encoding ABC transporter ATP-binding protein, whose protein sequence is MEKVLEVSGLTKIYNNGRGVKNISFQVAKGEIFGFLGPNGAGKTTVMKSIVGLNNFQSGEVRIMGFDLKNQFEEALRAVGSIIETADAYEYMSAYNNLKMVGRFYGGIKESDIDNILEVVKLKEHKNEKVSKFSLGMKQRLSLAMALLSEPDLVILDEPTNGLDIEGTVQMRNMIMELAKEKNMTFFISSHLIHEVELMCDKVAIIHNGELINNGVSMKDIKEKYKNLEDFYMNVVNGRDKVE, encoded by the coding sequence ATGGAGAAGGTTTTAGAAGTAAGTGGCTTAACCAAAATCTATAACAATGGCAGAGGCGTGAAAAACATTAGCTTTCAAGTGGCTAAAGGAGAAATATTTGGCTTTCTTGGTCCAAACGGAGCGGGTAAAACAACTGTAATGAAATCAATTGTTGGATTAAATAATTTTCAAAGTGGAGAGGTCAGAATAATGGGATTTGACCTGAAAAATCAGTTTGAAGAAGCTTTAAGAGCAGTTGGCTCAATAATTGAAACAGCCGACGCCTATGAATATATGTCTGCATATAACAATTTAAAAATGGTAGGAAGATTTTATGGTGGTATAAAGGAATCAGATATTGATAACATTCTTGAAGTAGTCAAACTTAAAGAGCACAAAAATGAAAAAGTTAGTAAGTTTTCATTAGGAATGAAACAAAGATTGTCTCTAGCTATGGCACTTTTATCTGAACCTGATTTGGTTATATTGGATGAACCTACAAATGGACTTGATATAGAAGGAACGGTTCAAATGAGGAACATGATAATGGAACTTGCTAAAGAAAAAAATATGACATTTTTTATTTCAAGCCATTTGATTCATGAAGTAGAGCTTATGTGTGATAAAGTAGCTATAATTCATAATGGAGAGCTTATAAATAATGGAGTTTCAATGAAAGATATAAAAGAAAAATATAAAAATCTAGAAGATTTTTATATGAATGTAGTCAATGGGAGGGATAAAGTTGAGTAA
- a CDS encoding 2'-5' RNA ligase family protein, with protein MEDKILCILAQYDEETQQKLKDIQQVLLENGFVGRQTADVPYHMTLGTFKLSEEESLREKVKEVSKNFRGFDIRLNNIGLFGLDVLFIAPLVNYELLNLQKFCSDDNEWTAHTTLLIDDHEVIHKALPIVAEKFKSFVGRVESISLYEFWPTRLILEENLKI; from the coding sequence ATGGAAGATAAAATCTTATGTATTCTAGCTCAATATGACGAAGAAACACAACAAAAACTAAAAGATATACAACAGGTATTACTTGAAAATGGTTTTGTAGGAAGACAAACAGCGGATGTCCCTTATCACATGACCCTTGGGACATTTAAACTATCTGAAGAGGAAAGTCTTAGAGAAAAAGTAAAAGAAGTATCTAAAAATTTTAGAGGCTTTGATATAAGACTAAATAATATTGGATTGTTTGGACTTGATGTGTTGTTTATAGCGCCTTTAGTAAATTATGAGCTTCTAAATTTGCAGAAGTTTTGCAGTGATGATAATGAGTGGACAGCCCATACAACACTATTGATTGATGATCATGAAGTGATTCATAAAGCATTACCAATTGTGGCAGAGAAGTTTAAAAGTTTTGTAGGTAGGGTAGAGTCTATAAGTTTATATGAATTTTGGCCAACTCGTTTAATTTTAGAGGAAAATCTTAAGATATAA
- a CDS encoding MerR family transcriptional regulator produces MRDKHFYTAGEFAKKAGVTIRTIRFYDNKGLLKPSSLSEAGYRLYTDEDFAKLQVILTLKYLGFSLEDIAALVIADASGIDSLKSSLDLQLEMVRNKINHLELIEKSIIEAKKVVEEDDPDWSKIVDIIHVTNMEKDLSTQYKDSRNLKVRINLHDKFSVNEYGWFNWIFDIIGVSENDKVLEIGCGDGQLWKKSQGKIPDNSEIILSDISNGMLNDSKENLKELKANLKFHIVDCVNLPYEDESFDKIVANHMIFYVKDRKQAFSEIKRVLKKDGCFYCSTYGLKHMKEIETLTKSFDSRISLSEVHLEEIFGLENGEAQLTDYFPTMEKLIYEDKLIIDQYKPLLDYILSCHGNQHEILAGRYDEFEKYVKAKVEKTGIFKVSKYAGLFVCKK; encoded by the coding sequence ATGAGAGATAAACATTTTTACACGGCAGGTGAATTTGCTAAAAAGGCAGGAGTCACCATAAGAACTATAAGATTTTATGATAACAAAGGACTACTAAAGCCATCAAGCCTTAGTGAAGCTGGATATAGGCTATATACTGATGAAGACTTTGCAAAGCTTCAAGTAATATTAACCCTAAAATATTTAGGTTTTTCCTTAGAGGATATTGCGGCTTTAGTTATTGCAGATGCTTCTGGAATTGATAGTTTAAAAAGTTCACTAGATTTACAGCTAGAAATGGTAAGAAATAAAATCAACCATCTAGAGCTTATAGAAAAATCAATTATTGAGGCAAAAAAGGTTGTTGAAGAAGATGATCCTGATTGGAGCAAGATAGTTGACATCATACATGTTACAAATATGGAGAAGGATTTATCAACCCAATATAAGGATTCTAGAAACTTAAAAGTAAGAATAAATCTTCATGACAAGTTTAGTGTAAATGAATATGGTTGGTTCAATTGGATATTTGACATAATAGGTGTTTCTGAGAACGATAAAGTTCTTGAGATAGGTTGTGGTGATGGGCAACTTTGGAAAAAGTCTCAGGGCAAAATTCCTGATAACTCAGAAATAATATTATCCGACATTTCCAATGGAATGCTTAATGACAGTAAAGAAAATCTTAAAGAATTGAAAGCTAATCTGAAGTTTCATATTGTAGATTGTGTTAACTTACCTTATGAAGATGAAAGTTTTGATAAGATAGTTGCAAATCATATGATTTTTTATGTTAAAGATAGAAAACAGGCTTTTTCAGAGATAAAAAGAGTATTAAAAAAAGACGGCTGCTTTTATTGCAGTACATATGGCTTAAAGCATATGAAAGAAATTGAAACTCTTACGAAAAGTTTTGATAGTAGAATATCTTTATCTGAAGTACATTTGGAAGAGATCTTTGGATTAGAAAATGGAGAAGCACAGCTTACAGATTACTTTCCTACTATGGAGAAACTTATCTATGAAGATAAATTAATTATAGATCAATACAAACCTTTATTGGATTATATATTATCTTGTCATGGGAATCAGCATGAAATATTAGCTGGTAGATATGATGAGTTTGAGAAATATGTTAAAGCAAAAGTTGAAAAAACAGGCATATTTAAAGTATCAAAATATGCTGGGTTGTTTGTATGCAAGAAGTAA
- a CDS encoding M56 family metallopeptidase: MDLLNRIFTSIVFLSLMASAAIVIISIIKFTFKNKFSGAWHYYIWLIVVVRLMLPFSISSNMSLFNYINTEIEGSFNTNISSIIEENNISKVAIPPDNSNSIKPNALSSITNHEEGKLSTNTSFTGSSYFQYISYRYHFAIIWLVGMTFLSIYLLSSFIVFRFSINSKENNIAKDLYPLLERCKEKVGIKHSVKIIYSNDINSPCVLGIFAPEILIPKTLLKELNSADLEYILLHELSHLKRKDLLLNWIMTTLQVIHWFNPIIWLAFSKARKDCEISCDSFVLGRISSSAYKEYGETLIKIAASHSKYKWTPGVTSIVSKGEIKRRIIMITRFKKQSIAWSIIALSLTLLVGCGSLTNPKNNEATNNSSAVTDNTSQGADNNSSNNSNVNVPNTSDNSTTNNNSSNTSNNSTNSNSSPSSQDQAATSNKSIELLKNIYNLAKQGKVPDCEFASKDTLFGDVATKWGDPDKIDYVGSGKTSARYALYNKKGFHFGLNKGDQVFDVRSFKSYLKDIKYNDVEKTLGKPAVINKTSTEHIIIYNVNKTYQLMLIFPKPTDANKNPSLDHISVYDPADAVNNMAG; the protein is encoded by the coding sequence ATGGATTTATTAAACAGGATATTTACATCTATTGTGTTTCTATCTTTAATGGCTAGTGCTGCAATAGTTATAATATCAATAATAAAATTTACGTTTAAAAATAAGTTCAGCGGAGCCTGGCATTATTATATATGGCTAATCGTAGTTGTTCGACTTATGCTACCATTTTCAATAAGTAGTAATATGAGCTTGTTTAATTATATAAATACAGAAATTGAAGGTAGCTTTAATACGAATATTTCTAGCATTATAGAAGAAAATAATATAAGCAAGGTAGCAATACCCCCTGATAACTCAAACTCTATTAAGCCAAACGCATTATCAAGCATTACTAATCATGAAGAAGGTAAATTATCCACTAATACGTCTTTCACTGGATCTAGCTATTTTCAATATATAAGTTATAGATACCATTTTGCAATCATCTGGCTAGTTGGTATGACTTTTTTATCTATTTATTTACTATCTTCTTTTATAGTGTTTAGATTTAGTATAAATTCTAAGGAAAATAATATAGCTAAAGATTTATATCCCTTACTGGAAAGATGCAAAGAAAAGGTTGGTATAAAGCATAGTGTTAAAATAATATATAGTAATGATATAAATAGTCCTTGTGTCTTGGGGATATTTGCACCTGAAATACTAATTCCTAAGACCTTATTAAAGGAATTAAATTCTGCAGATTTGGAATATATATTACTGCATGAACTTTCTCATCTTAAAAGAAAAGACTTATTGCTCAATTGGATAATGACAACTTTACAGGTTATTCACTGGTTTAATCCTATTATATGGCTAGCCTTTAGCAAAGCCAGAAAAGACTGTGAGATAAGTTGCGACAGCTTCGTTCTTGGAAGGATATCTTCAAGTGCATACAAAGAGTATGGTGAGACATTAATTAAAATTGCAGCTTCCCACTCTAAATATAAATGGACACCTGGGGTTACTTCAATAGTAAGCAAAGGCGAAATTAAAAGGAGAATAATTATGATTACAAGATTCAAAAAACAAAGTATAGCGTGGTCAATAATAGCTTTATCTTTAACTTTATTAGTTGGTTGTGGAAGTCTAACAAATCCAAAAAATAATGAAGCTACCAATAACAGCAGTGCTGTTACAGATAATACCTCTCAAGGTGCCGATAACAATAGTTCTAATAACTCAAATGTAAATGTTCCTAATACTTCAGATAATAGTACAACTAATAATAATTCCTCTAATACTTCTAATAATAGTACAAATTCAAATAGCTCACCATCTTCACAAGATCAAGCAGCTACATCAAATAAAAGCATAGAACTTTTGAAAAACATCTATAATCTTGCTAAACAAGGTAAGGTTCCTGATTGTGAGTTTGCAAGCAAGGACACTTTATTTGGAGATGTAGCAACTAAATGGGGTGACCCTGATAAAATTGATTATGTTGGATCAGGTAAAACTTCTGCTCGTTATGCTCTTTATAATAAGAAAGGATTTCATTTTGGTCTCAATAAAGGAGATCAAGTTTTTGATGTTCGATCCTTTAAGAGTTATCTAAAGGATATAAAATATAACGATGTAGAAAAAACTTTAGGGAAACCAGCTGTAATTAATAAAACTAGTACTGAGCACATAATTATTTATAATGTAAATAAAACCTATCAGCTGATGCTTATCTTCCCTAAACCAACTGATGCCAATAAAAATCCTTCACTAGATCATATTTCAGTATACGATCCTGCTGATGCCGTAAATAATATGGCTGGTTAA
- a CDS encoding BlaI/MecI/CopY family transcriptional regulator has protein sequence MTKLPKISDSEWEVMEVIWSKKLCTSSEIVDVLKCNSEWSPKTIHTLITRLVKKGAVHVDKTSTTYKYSPIVSEKDLKNQETKTFVQKLYGGSLKLLVSNFIKDEQLTSDEIYELKKILDEKTDK, from the coding sequence ATGACTAAGCTACCTAAAATATCTGATTCTGAGTGGGAAGTAATGGAGGTAATATGGTCAAAAAAACTATGTACTTCTTCTGAAATTGTTGATGTTTTAAAATGCAACAGTGAATGGAGCCCTAAAACTATCCACACTCTTATAACAAGATTGGTAAAAAAAGGTGCTGTCCATGTAGATAAAACCTCAACTACTTACAAATACAGCCCTATTGTTTCAGAGAAAGATTTAAAGAATCAGGAAACTAAAACCTTCGTTCAAAAGCTCTATGGCGGCTCCCTTAAATTATTAGTCTCTAATTTTATAAAAGATGAGCAATTAACTAGTGATGAAATTTATGAGCTTAAAAAGATTCTAGATGAAAAAACTGATAAGTAG
- a CDS encoding D-amino acid aminotransferase, with protein MENLGFYNGEYDLIENMKIPMNDRVCYFGDGVYDATYSRNHKIFALDEHIDRFYNSAELLSIKIPYTKDELKNLLKDLVKKVDSGEQFVYWQVTRGTGMRNHAFPGAEVKANVWILLTPRSIKDMSKKVKLITLEDTRFLHCNIKTLNLLPNVIAAQKTEEAGCDEAIFHRGDRVTECAHSNISIIKNGVFKTAPTDNLILPGIARAHVIKMCERFNIPVDETPFTVKELMEADEVIVTSSGQFCMSACEVDGKLVGGKASEIVEKLQAALLEEFLEQTK; from the coding sequence ATGGAGAATTTAGGTTTTTATAATGGTGAGTATGACTTGATTGAAAATATGAAGATACCTATGAACGATCGTGTATGCTATTTTGGCGATGGTGTATATGATGCTACATATAGTAGAAATCATAAGATCTTTGCATTGGATGAGCACATTGATAGGTTCTATAATAGTGCGGAATTATTATCTATTAAGATACCTTATACGAAGGATGAGTTAAAAAACTTACTTAAAGATCTGGTTAAAAAGGTAGATTCAGGAGAGCAGTTCGTATATTGGCAGGTTACAAGAGGAACTGGTATGAGAAATCATGCTTTTCCTGGAGCTGAAGTAAAAGCAAATGTTTGGATACTGCTAACTCCGAGAAGTATTAAGGATATGTCCAAGAAGGTAAAACTAATTACCTTAGAAGATACTAGGTTTTTACATTGCAATATTAAGACTTTAAATCTATTACCAAATGTCATTGCTGCACAAAAAACTGAAGAAGCAGGGTGTGATGAAGCAATATTCCATAGAGGTGATAGAGTTACAGAATGTGCTCATAGCAATATTTCAATAATAAAAAATGGTGTATTCAAAACAGCGCCAACAGATAATTTAATCTTACCAGGTATAGCAAGAGCTCACGTAATAAAGATGTGTGAAAGGTTTAATATACCTGTTGATGAAACCCCTTTTACTGTAAAGGAATTAATGGAAGCTGATGAAGTAATCGTCACAAGTTCGGGGCAGTTTTGCATGAGTGCATGCGAGGTAGATGGGAAGCTAGTAGGAGGAAAGGCCTCAGAGATAGTTGAAAAATTGCAGGCAGCATTACTTGAAGAGTTTTTAGAGCAAACAAAATAG
- a CDS encoding S-ribosylhomocysteine lyase, whose product MEKIASFTVNHLDLLPGVYVSRKDNFKDVVLTTFDIRMTRPNLEPVMNTAEMHAFEHLGATFLRNHKTYASKTVYFGPMGCRTGFYIILEGDYESKDIVGLLTEMYQFVADFEGDIPGASARDCGNYLDMNLPMAKYLANKFLKEVLEVITEKNLVYPQ is encoded by the coding sequence ATGGAAAAGATCGCAAGCTTTACCGTAAATCATTTGGACTTACTTCCAGGTGTATATGTATCAAGAAAAGATAATTTTAAAGATGTAGTTCTTACAACCTTTGATATAAGAATGACTAGACCAAACCTTGAACCTGTTATGAACACTGCAGAAATGCACGCATTTGAACACTTAGGCGCTACTTTCTTAAGAAATCATAAAACTTATGCATCAAAGACTGTTTATTTTGGGCCTATGGGCTGCAGAACTGGTTTCTATATAATACTCGAAGGCGATTACGAGTCAAAAGATATTGTTGGTTTACTAACAGAAATGTATCAATTTGTTGCTGACTTTGAAGGCGATATTCCTGGTGCGTCAGCTAGAGATTGCGGAAATTATTTAGATATGAATCTTCCAATGGCTAAATATCTAGCAAACAAATTCTTAAAAGAAGTTCTAGAAGTTATAACCGAAAAGAATTTAGTATACCCACAATAA
- the rfbB gene encoding dTDP-glucose 4,6-dehydratase: protein MKTYLVTGGAGFIGSNFVLYMLKKYSDITIINLDKLTYAGNLENLKDVQGNPSHIFVQGDICDKELVTSLFEKYDIDYVVNFAAESHVDRSIKEPEIFAQTNVLGTVNLLNCAKNAWERENGWKEGVRYHQVSTDEVYGSLGETGYFMETTPLDPHSPYSSSKAGADFMVKAYFDTYNMPVTITRCSNNYGPYHFPEKLIPLLINNCLNHKDLPVYGDGLNIRDWLYVEDHCKAIDMVIKDGRIGEVYNVGGHNERTNIQIVKTVIAYIHEHVDNTVTEDLIKYVEDRKGHDRRYGIAPDKIKEDLGWYPETTFEVGIVKTIQWYLDNRQWIENVTSGDYKNYYDKMYSNK, encoded by the coding sequence ATGAAAACTTATTTAGTAACTGGTGGAGCTGGATTTATAGGCTCAAATTTCGTTCTTTACATGCTCAAAAAATATAGTGACATAACAATTATTAATTTAGATAAACTAACTTATGCCGGTAATCTCGAAAACCTAAAGGATGTTCAAGGAAATCCTAGTCATATATTTGTTCAAGGAGATATTTGCGATAAGGAGTTAGTTACATCACTTTTTGAAAAATATGATATAGATTATGTTGTTAACTTTGCTGCAGAATCACACGTTGATCGAAGCATAAAGGAACCAGAAATATTTGCACAGACAAATGTTTTAGGGACAGTAAATCTACTAAATTGCGCTAAAAACGCATGGGAAAGAGAAAACGGATGGAAGGAAGGAGTAAGATATCATCAAGTATCTACTGATGAAGTATATGGTTCACTTGGAGAAACAGGCTACTTCATGGAAACAACTCCACTTGATCCTCATAGTCCATATTCATCAAGCAAGGCTGGAGCTGACTTTATGGTAAAAGCTTATTTTGATACCTACAATATGCCTGTAACTATAACAAGGTGTTCAAATAACTACGGACCATATCACTTCCCAGAAAAATTAATACCGCTACTTATTAACAACTGCTTAAACCATAAGGATTTACCTGTTTATGGCGATGGATTAAATATAAGAGATTGGCTTTATGTAGAAGACCATTGTAAGGCTATAGATATGGTTATTAAAGATGGAAGAATCGGCGAAGTATATAATGTTGGCGGGCATAACGAAAGAACTAACATTCAAATAGTCAAAACTGTCATAGCCTATATACATGAACATGTTGATAACACTGTAACGGAAGACCTAATAAAATATGTAGAAGACAGAAAAGGTCATGATAGAAGATATGGTATAGCACCAGATAAGATAAAAGAAGATCTAGGCTGGTATCCTGAGACTACTTTTGAAGTTGGTATCGTTAAGACTATTCAGTGGTATTTAGATAATAGACAATGGATAGAAAATGTTACTTCCGGCGACTATAAAAATTATTATGATAAGATGTATAGCAATAAATAA
- a CDS encoding aldehyde dehydrogenase: protein MKQVKDILNQHKDYFLTGETKDINFRIASLKKLKTCIKNHEKEILNALYRDLGKSEFEAYSTEIGFILDSISNFVKSLKSWSKAKTVRTPIHQVPSKSYIVHEPYGTVLIIGPFNYPFQLLIEPLIGAIAAGNCAVLKPSESTPTVSALIKKMIEETFDSNYIRVIEGEREITSALINSPFDYIFFTGSVPVGKIVMEAAAKNLVPVTLELGGKSPVIVDKTANLAIAAKRILWGKLINAGQTCIAPDYILVHKSIKDEFIKKLKETVVSFYGVDASKSSDYGRIVNERQLNRLASIIEKDRSKIVYGGNYNINTLYIEPTIIDNVNWQDAVMKDEIFGPILPLLEYEDINSAIRMINDHPKPLAFYIFTEDKVVENLALNSISFGGGCVNDTISHVASSHLPFGGVGNSGIGAYHGRYSFEIFSHKKCIIKKSTKIDMKLIFPPYGNRVNLVRKIFK, encoded by the coding sequence ATTAAACAAGTTAAAGATATATTAAATCAGCATAAAGATTATTTTCTTACTGGAGAGACTAAAGATATAAACTTTAGAATTGCTTCTTTAAAAAAATTAAAAACTTGTATTAAAAACCATGAAAAAGAAATTTTAAATGCTCTTTATAGAGATTTAGGAAAAAGTGAATTCGAGGCTTATAGCACTGAAATAGGTTTTATTCTAGATAGTATTAGTAACTTTGTAAAGAGCTTAAAAAGTTGGTCAAAGGCAAAGACTGTAAGAACGCCTATTCATCAGGTACCCTCAAAGAGCTATATAGTCCACGAACCTTATGGAACTGTACTGATAATAGGTCCATTCAACTACCCTTTTCAGCTTCTTATTGAGCCTTTAATTGGAGCCATAGCCGCTGGTAACTGCGCTGTATTAAAGCCTTCTGAAAGCACACCTACCGTATCAGCTCTTATAAAGAAAATGATTGAGGAAACCTTTGATTCTAATTATATACGAGTTATAGAAGGAGAAAGAGAAATAACCTCAGCTCTTATAAATTCCCCCTTTGACTATATATTCTTTACAGGTAGCGTACCTGTAGGCAAAATAGTAATGGAGGCGGCAGCTAAAAACCTAGTTCCAGTTACCTTAGAACTTGGAGGCAAAAGCCCTGTTATTGTTGATAAAACTGCAAATCTAGCTATTGCAGCTAAAAGAATATTGTGGGGAAAGCTCATCAACGCTGGCCAGACCTGTATCGCTCCTGATTACATATTAGTACATAAAAGCATTAAGGATGAATTTATAAAAAAGTTAAAGGAGACAGTTGTAAGTTTTTATGGAGTTGATGCTTCAAAGAGTAGTGATTACGGAAGGATAGTAAATGAAAGACAGCTTAACCGTCTAGCATCTATAATTGAGAAAGACAGGTCAAAGATTGTTTATGGTGGCAATTACAACATAAACACTTTATATATTGAGCCGACCATCATAGACAATGTAAACTGGCAGGATGCAGTAATGAAAGATGAAATCTTTGGACCTATACTTCCTTTACTTGAGTATGAAGATATAAATTCTGCTATTAGAATGATAAATGATCATCCTAAGCCTCTAGCATTCTATATCTTTACTGAAGATAAGGTTGTAGAAAATCTAGCTTTAAACAGCATTTCTTTCGGTGGAGGCTGCGTTAATGATACTATATCCCACGTGGCAAGTTCACATCTGCCTTTTGGGGGAGTAGGTAACTCTGGAATAGGTGCTTATCACGGTAGATATAGCTTTGAGATATTTTCACATAAAAAGTGTATCATTAAGAAAAGTACTAAGATAGATATGAAATTAATATTTCCACCTTACGGAAACAGAGTAAACTTGGTAAGAAAGATATTTAAATAA